TTCCTGTGAAATCCGACGGATCTCGTCGACGTCCCGCGACTCTTTGAGCGCTTTCCGCGCTGCGTTCGCGGCGATGATCTCGAGATCGCTCGAGGAGTACCCCTCAGTGAGCGCTTTGATTTCATCCCAGTCGATAGACTCGGTGAGCACCGGGCGATTCCGGAGGTGAACGCGGAGGACCGCGGCGCGGGCCGTCGGGTCCGGCGGCGGGACTTCGATCCGCTCGTCGAACCGCCGCCACGCGGCCCCGTCGATGTCGTCGGGACGGTTCGTCGCAGCAACGACGACAACCTCCTCGCCCTTGATCTCGGACATCTCCGTGAGGAACTGCGTGATCATCTGGCTCTCGCTCATCGTTTTTTGCGCACCGCCGCTGCGCTGGGCCGCGATGGCGTCGATCTCGTCGATGAACAGCAGGCACGGCTGGTTCGCCCGTGCGACCTCGAACAGTTCGGCCACGTTGCCGGCGGATTCCCCGACTAATGAACTCGTGAGATCGGCCGCGCGCGCCTCGATGAAATTGTAGCCGAGCCGCCCCGCAAGCGCCTGCGTGATGTACGTTTTTCCGGTCCCGGGCGGTCCGTAAAGCAGGACTCCGTTCACCACGCCGAGGTCGTACTCTCGATACAGTTCCGGCCGGTTGAGCGGGTCGATCACCTTGTCCTTGAGCGACTCTTTCAGCTCGGTCATCCCCCCGACGTCGTCGAAATCCATCTCGGGGGGTGCCTGCAGGTACTCGTCGGGATCGGGGGCGTCGTCGTCGTCAGCATCCGACTCGGAAGCGCGATGGGATCCGCCTCCGGACCCGCTTCGATCGTCCCCTCCAGAGCCCGTTTTGCTGGTGCTCGTCGCTTCCTCGTCCGATTCTACACTGTCGACGCTGCCGTGTTGGTCCAGTGCCGCGGCCGCCTGTTCGAGGTTGTCCGCGAGGTTCTCACGCTCCGTGCTGAGACGGTCGCTCGATTCGAGCGTCGCGATCTGTCGCAGGACGTCGGCACACTCGCGGTAGTATTTCGCGGCCTTCGACGGGTCGTCGTTCTCGCGGGCTTGGTCCGCGATCGCGCGATACTGCTCGTAGTCGTCTTCGAGGAGGTCCTTGTGGGCCCCGTCTTCGAGTGACATAAGCGAGTCCTCCAGCCGTTATAACCCGAGTTGATTCTCCGCCTCGTCGAGGTCGTCCATCTCTATGTCGGCTGACACCGCCTCCTCCTCTTCGACCTGTATCTCCGCGTCCAGATCGACCTGCTCTTCGGACATATTTCCGGCCGCCATCTCCTCCATCTTCTCCAACTCGGCGTCGCCACCTTCGACGGACATATCGCTGGACATAATGTCGAGATCCAGACTCTGTTGGACCTCCTGCATCACGTCCATATCGAGCTCGAACTGGATCATCTGATCCATCATTTCTTCTTGGACTTGGTCGGCGTTGATATCGTTGTTCTGGAGGATCCCCTCGATGTTCGACTGGTTCGCGCCGTCGTGCATCTCCATCAGCTCGCGAGCGCCTTCGACGGTGACTACCGT
This DNA window, taken from Halobellus sp. LT62, encodes the following:
- a CDS encoding ATP-binding protein, with protein sequence MSLEDGAHKDLLEDDYEQYRAIADQARENDDPSKAAKYYRECADVLRQIATLESSDRLSTERENLADNLEQAAAALDQHGSVDSVESDEEATSTSKTGSGGDDRSGSGGGSHRASESDADDDDAPDPDEYLQAPPEMDFDDVGGMTELKESLKDKVIDPLNRPELYREYDLGVVNGVLLYGPPGTGKTYITQALAGRLGYNFIEARAADLTSSLVGESAGNVAELFEVARANQPCLLFIDEIDAIAAQRSGGAQKTMSESQMITQFLTEMSEIKGEEVVVVAATNRPDDIDGAAWRRFDERIEVPPPDPTARAAVLRVHLRNRPVLTESIDWDEIKALTEGYSSSDLEIIAANAARKALKESRDVDEIRRISQEHLESAIDETASSLENWNG